The following coding sequences lie in one Treponema socranskii subsp. buccale genomic window:
- a CDS encoding sugar ABC transporter ATP-binding protein, translated as MNDTVLEAKDISLVFPDVTALSHVNFSILTGEIHALVGANGAGKSSLMKVLAGAKPTYTGDIFLNNKKIEIRSPAAAKKFGIQIVYQEVDTALINSLSVAENIMLNDMIMNMHHRQFINWSAINKSAKDILNRLKIDLDVRRQVQTLSLAQKQMVLIARAIQSSCKFLLLDEPTAPLSTTETEDLFVTVRNLVRQENIAVVFISHRINEILQICTKYTVMRNGEIVADRPVTSQTSTKSVIEEMLGRPFEEEYRVPKRNVGDKAFIVNDLTEKENKIKNVSLYIRKGEIIGIAGLVGAGKSELCKTIFGALKKKSGTIMYNGKYLKIRNPSDAVKYNIALVPEERRKEGVLINESVHFNLSAANLETFCRFSFILKKLITLNAKKFIDLLSIKTSSAYQKVLFLSGGNQQKVVVGKWLSSDAGVYIFDEPTKGIDVGAKQEIFKLINTIAEQNNCVIYATCENSELLSITDRIYVMCGGEIAAELKTAETSDKEIMYYAVGSQDTYGQK; from the coding sequence ATGAACGATACGGTTTTGGAAGCGAAAGATATATCTTTAGTATTTCCCGATGTAACGGCGCTCTCTCACGTGAATTTTTCAATTTTGACGGGAGAAATACACGCGCTCGTCGGCGCAAACGGTGCCGGAAAATCATCGCTTATGAAAGTGCTTGCCGGTGCAAAACCTACGTACACGGGAGATATTTTTCTCAACAATAAAAAAATAGAAATACGTTCTCCCGCCGCCGCTAAAAAATTCGGCATACAGATAGTGTATCAGGAAGTCGATACTGCTTTGATAAATTCTTTATCCGTCGCGGAAAATATCATGTTAAACGACATGATCATGAATATGCATCATAGGCAGTTTATCAATTGGAGTGCGATTAATAAATCCGCGAAAGATATACTGAATCGTTTGAAAATAGATCTCGACGTAAGAAGACAAGTACAAACGCTCAGCTTGGCGCAAAAGCAGATGGTTTTAATAGCGCGCGCAATTCAAAGTTCGTGTAAGTTTTTGCTGCTGGACGAACCTACCGCTCCTTTGAGCACGACGGAAACGGAAGACTTATTTGTGACAGTACGCAATCTTGTCCGGCAGGAAAATATTGCAGTCGTTTTTATCAGTCATAGGATAAACGAAATCCTGCAAATATGCACAAAATACACGGTGATGCGGAACGGCGAAATAGTTGCAGACCGGCCGGTAACGAGTCAAACATCGACAAAGAGCGTTATTGAAGAAATGCTCGGTCGTCCGTTTGAAGAAGAGTATCGTGTACCAAAAAGAAATGTAGGCGATAAAGCTTTTATCGTAAACGACCTTACCGAAAAAGAAAATAAAATCAAAAATGTGTCGTTATATATACGCAAAGGTGAAATTATCGGCATTGCGGGGCTTGTCGGTGCGGGAAAGTCGGAATTGTGCAAAACGATATTCGGCGCGTTGAAAAAGAAATCGGGAACGATTATGTATAACGGCAAGTATTTAAAGATACGCAACCCGTCCGACGCCGTTAAGTACAATATCGCACTTGTACCCGAAGAGCGACGAAAAGAAGGGGTGTTGATAAACGAATCCGTGCATTTCAATTTATCGGCCGCAAATTTGGAAACATTTTGCAGGTTTTCTTTTATACTTAAAAAACTTATAACTCTGAATGCAAAAAAATTTATAGATTTGCTTTCCATAAAAACGTCGTCGGCCTATCAAAAAGTGCTGTTTTTGTCCGGAGGAAATCAGCAAAAAGTCGTCGTGGGTAAATGGCTTTCATCCGACGCCGGCGTCTATATTTTCGATGAACCGACAAAAGGCATAGATGTCGGCGCGAAACAGGAAATCTTCAAACTTATAAATACCATCGCGGAGCAAAACAACTGCGTTATCTATGCGACCTGTGAAAATTCCGAACTTTTGTCGATCACGGACAGAATATACGTTATGTGCGGGGGAGAGATCGCCGCCGAATTAAAAACGGCAGAAACTTCGGATAAGGAAATTATGTATTACGCCGTCGGTTCACAAGATACATACGGACAAAAGTAA
- a CDS encoding substrate-binding domain-containing protein, with product MKKFITVCMSLVLLHAMIFAMGQGENAAAAGEKASPVAGKKVAYILNLASSDIFQLCANQCVKTAKALGMTCDVYFSNGNDSTWQDYINVCAAKGYDGLFVSHGGQNYSYTFLTKVLKQYPKLKIVTFDTQFRDTSGNVKTIPGVTQFFQDDAGFATALLDFICDDLYPDKVAKKEPIKVLKVWVGPNYISPFDRREVGYAAFEKTGKIKTVETVGPTDLNNAESSMTSVTASTLAKYKAGDIDAIWVTYDAYGRGVYKAIMESGMNIPMVSVDISNTDIQYMQAKKSVWKACACTDFKANGEQGIRLLALEMNNDYDKIVDPVTGKQTAWWEMPCSVIKQSDLKPNTTLENLYDVAPKSYGAVKNLSTSDWLVKAIGY from the coding sequence ATGAAAAAGTTTATAACGGTTTGTATGTCGCTTGTTTTGCTCCATGCGATGATTTTTGCCATGGGACAAGGGGAAAATGCTGCTGCAGCCGGGGAAAAAGCATCTCCCGTCGCCGGAAAAAAGGTTGCCTATATTTTGAATCTTGCATCCAGCGATATTTTTCAGCTCTGTGCCAATCAATGTGTCAAAACGGCGAAAGCGCTCGGAATGACCTGCGACGTGTATTTTTCAAACGGCAATGATTCGACATGGCAGGATTATATAAATGTATGCGCTGCAAAGGGTTATGACGGATTGTTCGTATCGCACGGCGGACAAAATTATTCGTATACGTTTTTAACGAAAGTGTTAAAACAGTATCCGAAATTGAAAATCGTAACATTTGACACGCAATTCCGAGATACGAGCGGAAACGTAAAGACGATACCGGGTGTGACGCAGTTTTTCCAAGACGATGCGGGATTTGCGACGGCATTGCTCGATTTTATATGCGATGATCTGTATCCTGACAAGGTCGCAAAAAAAGAACCCATAAAAGTATTAAAAGTCTGGGTCGGCCCCAATTATATAAGTCCCTTTGACAGACGCGAAGTCGGCTATGCCGCATTCGAAAAAACCGGAAAGATTAAAACGGTAGAAACCGTCGGACCGACCGATTTGAACAATGCCGAATCGTCGATGACCAGCGTAACCGCTTCGACGTTGGCAAAATATAAAGCGGGCGATATCGATGCGATTTGGGTAACTTACGATGCATACGGACGGGGCGTATACAAAGCGATCATGGAATCGGGAATGAACATACCGATGGTGTCCGTCGATATTTCCAATACGGATATTCAATATATGCAGGCAAAAAAATCCGTCTGGAAAGCATGCGCGTGTACCGATTTCAAAGCAAACGGAGAACAGGGAATTCGATTGTTGGCGCTTGAAATGAATAACGATTACGACAAAATCGTAGATCCGGTAACGGGAAAGCAAACTGCATGGTGGGAAATGCCCTGTTCCGTTATCAAGCAATCGGATTTGAAGCCGAATACTACGTTGGAAAATCTATATGATGTGGCGCCCAAGTCATACGGTGCCGTCAAAAATCTGTCGACCAGCGATTGGCTCGTAAAAGCCATCGGCTATTGA
- the fucU gene encoding L-fucose mutarotase: protein MLVGIKPCIGPELLKTLAQMGHGDELVLADAYYPGHTMGKRCIRADGITIPELLEGILPLITLDTFVKDSVVMMAPVEGDTADPEIEKSFMAIIKSLRAEAPDLTKISREAFYERSKNAYAVVMSSSCVKYGCIILKKGVPLAAE, encoded by the coding sequence ATGTTAGTGGGAATAAAACCTTGCATCGGACCGGAGCTGTTGAAGACTTTGGCACAGATGGGGCACGGAGACGAATTGGTTTTGGCGGATGCATACTATCCCGGACATACGATGGGAAAAAGATGTATAAGAGCCGACGGCATAACGATTCCGGAGTTGTTGGAAGGAATATTACCCCTGATCACGCTTGATACTTTTGTAAAAGATTCTGTCGTGATGATGGCCCCTGTCGAAGGAGATACCGCCGATCCTGAAATCGAAAAAAGCTTTATGGCGATAATCAAAAGTCTTCGTGCAGAAGCGCCCGACCTTACCAAAATTTCCCGCGAAGCATTTTACGAACGTTCGAAAAATGCTTACGCGGTGGTCATGTCGAGTTCATGTGTTAAATACGGCTGTATCATACTGAAAAAGGGAGTACCGCTTGCTGCAGAATGA
- a CDS encoding class II aldolase/adducin family protein, translating to MKRFYKERVAVANFMKRLYDRQLTTASGGNISLRVSDDEFCITPSSLDKGSLTAESIAVVKFDGTNLSPELKLSIESEMHRQILLKRPDLHAVVHAHPVFASAFATAQPCVLDSRLIAETYFILGEIVNVPYFIMGSKELADAVSEAVVHNTAVLLENHGALCAAKDLLHAFDGIDLMERLAQMTILRRFIDNSHIMTESQCKEITDVFKLR from the coding sequence ATGAAGAGATTTTATAAAGAAAGAGTTGCAGTAGCAAACTTTATGAAACGTTTGTACGACCGGCAATTGACGACCGCAAGCGGCGGAAATATAAGCCTGCGTGTCAGCGATGACGAATTTTGCATAACGCCGTCTTCCCTCGATAAAGGCAGTTTGACCGCCGAATCTATCGCGGTTGTAAAATTCGACGGTACGAACCTCTCTCCCGAGTTAAAACTAAGCATTGAAAGCGAAATGCATCGGCAAATTTTACTCAAACGGCCTGATTTACATGCCGTCGTCCATGCGCATCCCGTTTTTGCGAGCGCTTTTGCTACGGCACAGCCGTGCGTACTTGATTCCCGCCTCATTGCGGAAACGTATTTTATTTTAGGTGAAATAGTGAATGTCCCGTATTTTATCATGGGGTCAAAAGAATTGGCGGATGCGGTATCGGAAGCGGTTGTACATAACACTGCCGTCCTTTTGGAAAATCACGGAGCATTATGTGCCGCCAAAGATTTGTTGCACGCGTTTGACGGTATAGACTTGATGGAACGCTTGGCTCAAATGACAATATTGAGGCGTTTTATCGATAACAGTCACATAATGACGGAATCTCAGTGCAAAGAGATAACGGACGTTTTTAAATTACGCTGA
- a CDS encoding LacI family DNA-binding transcriptional regulator encodes MNTLMTVKELAKLANVSTATISLVLNEKEGVSDKKRREIEKLIAKTGYKLRHTPTKKKNKSLCFLKVVKSGYFVEQNAGFVSKIMDSVQTECSNFGYNLNIVVAGNDLSKALAEINGGNYDGVFVIGTELDRDDFKYLDILTLPYIVIDNSMPVYQCNSITMNNEEMVYTVLKHLALCNDPDFGYLHGLPEAVNFIERKNAVFTYAKEFNFDFNGDKMFLIDANVSGSYESMLKIIRSGKRIPRILFADNDIVAIGAMKALLESGYKIPDDIKIAGFDDIYLSSIASVPLTTMHVQRKMIGEIAAQTLINHISNRFKSYSKIKIGGTLKIRKTTSLL; translated from the coding sequence ATGAATACGCTTATGACCGTCAAAGAATTGGCAAAGTTGGCAAACGTCTCCACTGCAACGATTTCCCTCGTCTTGAATGAAAAGGAAGGGGTAAGCGATAAAAAACGGCGTGAAATAGAAAAGCTCATAGCAAAAACCGGCTATAAGCTGCGTCATACCCCGACAAAAAAAAAGAATAAAAGTTTGTGTTTTTTGAAAGTTGTCAAATCGGGATATTTTGTCGAACAAAATGCTGGTTTCGTTTCGAAAATCATGGACAGCGTACAAACCGAATGCAGCAATTTCGGCTACAATTTAAATATCGTCGTCGCAGGAAACGATCTTTCAAAGGCGCTTGCGGAAATAAACGGAGGAAATTACGACGGCGTTTTCGTCATAGGAACCGAACTCGACCGAGACGATTTCAAGTACTTGGACATCCTCACGCTGCCCTACATCGTCATCGACAATTCAATGCCCGTGTACCAATGCAATTCCATCACTATGAATAACGAAGAAATGGTATACACCGTATTAAAACACCTTGCGCTATGCAACGACCCCGACTTCGGCTATCTGCACGGCCTGCCTGAAGCGGTTAATTTCATAGAAAGAAAAAATGCCGTCTTTACCTATGCAAAAGAATTCAATTTCGATTTTAACGGCGACAAAATGTTTTTGATAGACGCAAACGTCAGCGGCAGTTATGAATCGATGCTCAAAATAATCCGCAGCGGCAAACGGATCCCTCGTATTTTATTTGCGGATAACGATATCGTTGCGATCGGTGCAATGAAAGCGTTGCTGGAATCCGGCTATAAAATTCCGGACGATATAAAAATTGCGGGTTTCGATGACATATATCTATCTTCCATAGCTTCGGTTCCGCTGACAACGATGCACGTACAGCGTAAAATGATCGGAGAAATTGCTGCGCAAACGTTAATAAATCATATCAGTAACCGATTTAAAAGTTATTCGAAAATTAAAATCGGCGGCACGCTCAAAATCAGAAAAACGACTTCCCTGCTTTAA
- a CDS encoding flavodoxin family protein: MNEIGIVYDSPHKGNTEKLLLKIKEKYADTALVKAADCTPEFFSRYDVLGFASGIYYGKFSPSVSAVLEQAIKSDVKKLFFIYTSGAGRSGYENALRAKTEKSGKICLGIFSCKGFDTYGPFKLIGGLNKGRPNEADFRDAIAFFENDILAM, from the coding sequence ATGAATGAAATTGGCATTGTGTACGATTCTCCGCACAAGGGAAATACGGAAAAGCTGCTTTTGAAAATCAAAGAAAAATATGCGGATACGGCTCTTGTTAAAGCGGCAGATTGCACTCCGGAATTTTTTTCCCGCTATGACGTACTGGGATTTGCGTCGGGAATTTATTACGGAAAGTTTTCTCCGTCCGTTTCGGCCGTGCTCGAACAGGCGATTAAAAGCGATGTAAAAAAATTGTTTTTTATCTATACGTCGGGAGCGGGCAGGTCAGGGTATGAAAATGCACTTCGGGCTAAAACGGAGAAAAGCGGCAAAATCTGCTTGGGTATATTTTCCTGCAAAGGTTTCGATACCTACGGTCCTTTTAAGCTTATCGGCGGATTGAATAAGGGCAGGCCGAACGAAGCCGATTTCAGAGATGCGATCGCATTTTTCGAAAACGATATTTTAGCGATGTAA
- a CDS encoding 4Fe-4S dicluster domain-containing protein, with product MKAVVIVFSPAGHTLAAARMIRKSIEARGGAADIIDLTKDDTLLFSPAGNENLAAKAGAFDALFIGAPVYAGHAEHTILRTIAMLPPPDEKRSKIAVPFISYGGAHSFVALEEMGRALKRKNYVPVLGIKIASFHTLSRSFRTKILEDRPGDAERCVIDGAVNKVVDLCADPESIRDNSASFAYTKMPMRFILKMLSQEKIHAKFKTVSIVYEKCRACKRCIEVCPVNNFVFTDGIVSVKNQKNCILCGECFYNCASDAIVFDYRKLAKKRLRDGEVVLESPLSAVYPDEYAYIREV from the coding sequence ATGAAAGCCGTCGTAATCGTATTCAGTCCTGCGGGACATACGCTCGCCGCCGCACGGATGATCCGAAAAAGCATCGAAGCGAGGGGAGGTGCGGCCGATATCATCGACCTGACAAAAGACGATACTCTGTTGTTCTCTCCGGCCGGAAACGAAAATCTCGCGGCGAAAGCGGGCGCGTTCGACGCTCTTTTTATCGGCGCTCCGGTATATGCCGGTCATGCGGAACACACGATATTGCGTACGATCGCGATGCTCCCGCCTCCGGACGAAAAGCGGTCGAAAATTGCCGTGCCGTTTATAAGTTACGGAGGAGCGCATTCGTTTGTCGCGTTGGAAGAGATGGGACGCGCATTGAAACGAAAAAACTACGTGCCGGTTTTGGGCATAAAAATCGCTTCGTTTCATACGCTGAGCAGAAGTTTTCGCACAAAAATATTGGAAGACCGGCCGGGCGATGCGGAGCGTTGTGTAATAGACGGCGCCGTAAACAAAGTCGTCGATCTGTGTGCCGACCCGGAATCGATACGGGATAACAGCGCGTCTTTTGCATACACTAAAATGCCCATGCGTTTTATATTGAAAATGCTTTCACAGGAAAAAATTCATGCGAAATTCAAAACCGTGTCGATCGTATACGAAAAGTGCCGCGCATGTAAAAGATGTATAGAGGTGTGCCCCGTTAACAATTTTGTTTTTACGGACGGAATCGTGTCGGTGAAAAATCAAAAAAATTGCATTTTGTGCGGAGAGTGTTTTTACAACTGCGCAAGCGATGCGATCGTTTTCGACTACCGTAAGCTTGCAAAAAAGCGATTGCGTGACGGCGAGGTCGTTTTGGAAAGTCCGCTCTCGGCCGTATATCCTGACGAATACGCGTATATACGGGAGGTTTGA
- a CDS encoding MarR family winged helix-turn-helix transcriptional regulator encodes MNDIQSFMKLTAKIQYRINANDKKPKRFGTAHLLYQSEIHFIEAIGLSDGYSASELSEKLGITNGAVTQVSDKLLKKKLIKKYKKEGNKKAVYITLTKEGVRAYKNHEKFHDGFNKKITAYLSSLSKKEFSAIVRLAELVNETIPDFDTTEDIV; translated from the coding sequence ATGAACGACATACAAAGCTTTATGAAGCTTACGGCGAAGATTCAATACCGGATCAATGCCAACGATAAAAAACCGAAGCGCTTCGGCACCGCTCACCTGCTTTATCAGAGTGAAATACATTTTATAGAGGCGATAGGTTTGTCGGACGGATACAGCGCATCGGAGCTTTCGGAAAAACTCGGCATTACAAACGGTGCGGTAACGCAGGTTTCCGATAAATTGCTGAAAAAAAAATTGATAAAAAAATATAAAAAAGAGGGGAATAAAAAAGCCGTCTATATTACATTGACAAAAGAAGGAGTGCGTGCGTATAAAAACCACGAAAAATTTCACGACGGTTTTAATAAAAAAATTACGGCGTATTTAAGTTCGCTTTCGAAAAAAGAATTTTCGGCGATAGTGCGCTTAGCGGAATTGGTAAACGAAACCATACCCGATTTCGATACAACGGAGGATATCGTATGA
- a CDS encoding GGDEF domain-containing protein yields MLFTYVVSYFCVVVICLAIAVVIATKLTSDVGSESEMRAFRGVISGYAVFLITNGVLIWCNHGYLPSSWDNALSIMNIIAIGVCAFFRFQYTELRLQSPLWQLKYFHYLSPLPMCIIIILALPSSFTGRLFYYNADGKYVHGSLYSLQLVFDIFYLLFVSVHTLIVWRRTKIATKKKEYFTLIVFLFCPLAAGIVDKIIPDLPVLEMAMLFAVFIVFSNLQESQIYRDALTGLNNRRLADERLLNKLTSVSELRPLYFFIADINSFKHINDTYGHLEGDRALKIIAETFQEIGRTYHSFIARWGGDEFIIIVEAQYIGDPDSFVKTIRNTLAEKSKKSNLPYTLTLSIGYALCTAADTPPASLIAGADGMLYRDKNAYYRTRKQFRR; encoded by the coding sequence GTGTTATTCACATATGTCGTTTCATATTTTTGTGTAGTCGTAATATGCCTTGCCATAGCGGTCGTCATCGCAACGAAACTTACAAGCGATGTCGGAAGCGAATCGGAAATGCGCGCATTCAGAGGCGTCATTTCGGGCTATGCCGTTTTTTTAATAACGAACGGCGTATTGATATGGTGCAATCACGGCTATCTTCCCTCTTCGTGGGACAATGCGCTGAGCATTATGAATATAATCGCGATCGGCGTGTGCGCTTTTTTTCGGTTTCAATATACCGAACTGAGACTACAGTCGCCGTTATGGCAATTGAAATATTTCCATTATCTGTCACCCTTACCGATGTGCATCATCATCATCCTTGCCCTTCCGTCATCTTTTACGGGACGGCTTTTTTACTATAACGCAGACGGCAAATACGTTCACGGTTCGCTTTATTCTCTTCAACTCGTTTTCGACATTTTCTATCTTCTGTTCGTCTCCGTTCATACCCTTATCGTATGGCGGCGGACAAAAATTGCAACGAAGAAAAAAGAATATTTTACGCTCATCGTCTTTTTATTTTGCCCGCTCGCTGCAGGCATTGTCGATAAAATAATTCCAGATTTACCGGTTTTGGAAATGGCGATGCTCTTTGCCGTTTTTATCGTTTTTTCAAATCTTCAGGAATCGCAGATTTACAGAGATGCGCTCACCGGATTAAACAACAGACGACTCGCCGACGAAAGGCTTTTAAATAAACTTACATCGGTTTCCGAGCTCCGCCCGCTGTATTTTTTTATTGCGGATATAAACAGCTTTAAACACATCAATGATACGTACGGGCACTTGGAAGGCGACAGAGCGCTCAAAATCATTGCCGAAACATTTCAGGAAATCGGACGTACGTATCACAGCTTTATCGCCCGATGGGGCGGCGATGAATTTATCATAATCGTCGAAGCGCAATACATAGGAGATCCCGACTCGTTCGTAAAGACGATTAGAAATACGCTCGCAGAAAAATCGAAAAAGAGCAATCTGCCGTACACGCTGACGCTCAGTATCGGATATGCGCTGTGTACGGCAGCCGACACACCTCCGGCTTCTCTCATCGCCGGAGCCGACGGTATGCTGTACCGAGATAAAAATGCGTATTATCGTACGCGAAAACAGTTCAGACGATAA
- a CDS encoding peptidylprolyl isomerase, protein MKKGFYTVGLIIVLAVSAFAFILAPALVGRGNRDTLPPFGSYDGKKIKFEEGSDFKKYVAKYADLFKKLGKQSDPLSNYYIFNYAFNAVVQKMAYTQAVAESGYVVPQSAVNREMLPDFFENGKYSQRKYRETPASEIEQRQKEIREEFTKNRYTDDMFGPSEQFAGTTLYGLKSSENEIAFFENFGTEKRGFDMASFSTDDYPDSEKEAYGRANAQKFIKYDMSIITCGEKSKAETVAKRLKNNEITFTDAVNEYSSKNYSDANGKLTNSYRYEIERIIKNSDDTEKVVSLAKDETSVVIETNIGFSVFHADGNASDPDFTNEQTVKDVWSYLRSNEAGRIEDYYTARAKNFAAEAALNGFEKTAKKFNMVNAVIAPFPLNYGSVPFANSVDTSIQGLSGANTNKNFLQTAFSLKSNEISSPVVNGKTVLVLQYTNEVKDEPSENTSSIERQIVSSDEEAASSHLMASPKLKNDLITVYSNYFANAGNIN, encoded by the coding sequence ATGAAAAAGGGATTTTACACCGTCGGTTTGATTATCGTATTGGCCGTATCGGCTTTTGCATTCATCCTCGCTCCCGCCTTGGTCGGACGGGGCAATCGTGACACGCTTCCGCCGTTCGGATCCTACGACGGCAAAAAAATAAAATTCGAAGAAGGTTCCGATTTCAAAAAATACGTTGCAAAGTACGCGGACCTTTTTAAAAAACTGGGAAAGCAAAGCGATCCTCTGTCGAATTATTATATTTTCAATTATGCGTTCAACGCAGTCGTGCAAAAAATGGCGTATACGCAGGCGGTAGCAGAGAGCGGCTATGTCGTACCGCAAAGCGCCGTAAACCGCGAAATGCTTCCGGACTTTTTCGAAAACGGCAAATACTCGCAGCGAAAATACAGAGAAACCCCAGCATCGGAAATCGAACAGCGGCAAAAGGAAATCCGTGAAGAGTTTACGAAGAACCGCTACACCGACGACATGTTCGGCCCTTCCGAACAGTTTGCAGGCACGACGCTGTACGGATTAAAATCGTCCGAAAACGAAATCGCTTTTTTTGAAAATTTCGGCACCGAAAAACGGGGATTCGATATGGCGTCTTTCAGCACCGACGATTATCCGGACAGCGAAAAGGAAGCGTACGGCCGTGCAAATGCGCAAAAATTTATCAAATACGATATGTCGATCATCACGTGCGGCGAAAAATCGAAAGCGGAAACCGTTGCAAAGCGCCTCAAAAACAACGAGATCACGTTTACGGACGCGGTAAACGAATATTCTTCAAAAAACTACAGCGATGCGAACGGAAAATTGACAAATTCATATCGCTATGAAATCGAACGCATCATAAAAAATTCCGACGACACAGAAAAAGTCGTCTCCCTTGCAAAAGATGAAACGAGCGTCGTCATCGAAACGAATATCGGCTTTTCCGTGTTTCATGCGGACGGCAACGCTTCCGATCCCGATTTTACAAACGAACAGACCGTAAAAGACGTGTGGAGCTATCTGCGCTCGAATGAAGCGGGGCGCATCGAAGATTATTATACGGCTCGCGCTAAGAATTTTGCTGCGGAAGCTGCACTCAACGGCTTTGAAAAAACGGCAAAAAAATTCAACATGGTGAATGCGGTTATTGCACCCTTCCCGCTCAACTACGGAAGCGTTCCCTTTGCCAATTCCGTGGATACGAGCATACAAGGGCTGTCGGGAGCGAACACGAATAAAAACTTTTTGCAGACGGCATTTTCTTTAAAGTCCAATGAAATCTCATCGCCCGTCGTCAACGGCAAAACCGTACTCGTGTTGCAGTATACGAACGAAGTAAAAGACGAGCCGTCGGAAAACACATCATCGATTGAGAGACAGATTGTAAGCAGCGACGAAGAGGCGGCTTCTTCGCATCTCATGGCGAGCCCGAAACTGAAAAACGATCTCATTACGGTATACTCTAATTACTTTGCGAATGCGGGGAATATTAACTGA